CCGCCGGGCTCGCCGACGTGGTGTCGGTCTACCGGGGACCGGCCAAGCTGACGGTCGCCGAGGTCGGGCCGGACGCGCAGATCGTGGCGCTGGTCGTGGACGAGAACCGCCCGGCGCTGTTCCGCTACCCGCGGGGCGCCCGACTGCCGGACGGGACCGTCGCACCCGCGCCGCGGGTCGGCGTGTTCCTGGGCGCGGACGGCCTGGCGCCGTGGCTGATGACCGCCGACGGGAGGGCGCTGGTCGTGGCCGCGCTGGACGCCTGCGCGGCCCGGGGCCGGCCCGCGCCCGACGCGGGGGAGCGGCCCGACGCGGTCGCGACGGGCCCCGCCGCCAATCGGCAGCGGGGGGCGTCACAGCCCGAGGACCTGCCCCGCGTCCCGGAGGTGTCGCTGTAGCAGGCGGGTGTCCACCGACTGCACGGGTCGGCCGTCGCGCAGCGCCAGCGTGGCGGCCAACCCGGCGACGTGCCCCAGCATCTGGTACTGCACCTCCATCCGGATCGACGAGAACGCCACGTGCGAGGCGGAGACGCAGACCGGGACGACGAGGTTCAGGCAGTCGGCGTAGCGGGGCACCAGCGCGCGGTACGGGATCGGGTACGGCGGCGTGGGCACCGACAGGTAGCCCTCGGTGAACACCATGGCCACCGGCCGGGGGTGCTCCGGCACCCACCGCCAGGTCCGCTGCACCTCCCGGACGTCCAGGTGGTACGAGCCGAGGGCGACGACGTCGTGCTGCGGCCGGGCGCCGAGCAGGTCGTGCTCGGTGAGGACGTACTCGCCGAGCATCCGGCGCGCCTCCCGGACGTAGAGCTGGTGCGGCAGGTGCCCGGTGTCGGGGAACTCGTCGGCCGGCAGGCCCCAGCGCCGCAGCTCCCGCCGTACGCTCGCCGGGACGGCCGGGTCGTTGGCCAGGAACCAGAGCAGGTCCTGGGTGTGGTGCAGATGGTGCAGCCGCAGCTCCTCCCGGCGCGCGGGGTCGGCGTCGGGATACTCCCAGGCCGAGCCGTCGAGGACGTTGAGCGAGAACGGGCCGAGCGAGTTGCCGTCGCACTTGCCGTTCGGCAGGTTGGCCTCCAGCCCGAGCAGTGCCCCGGCCGCCGGCTCGAAGCCCTGTCGGCGCCAGTGGTGGAACAGGCGGCGGCCGAGTTCCCAGTGGGCCTCGTCGTAGCCGTCCCGGCGGGAGAACGGGACCCGGTCGGCGTCGGTGGTGAGGCAGACCCGGTAGCCGTACGCCATGACGCCGCCGTCGCCCGTGCCGACCGGGGCCAGCGGGCCGGTACGCAGCTGCGGCAGCACAGGGCCCTCGCGGTGGCCCGCCGGATCGTCCCGGAACGGGGAGATGAACGGCGGCATGGTGTGCCGGCCGGGCAGCAGTTCCTGGCGTCCCGCCCAGCGCTCTCCGTACGACGCGCGGTCCTCCCGGCCCACGGCGTACGGGACCCCGGCGAGCGCGAGGAGGTCTCCCTCGTAGCTCGCGTCGACGAAGACGCCGCCGGCGAACGTCCGGCCGTCGCCGGTGGCCACCTCGACGATCCGGCCGTCCCGCAGCCGCGCCGAGCGCACCGCGCTGTCGGTGACCAGCCGGATCCTCGGGTTGTCGAGCCAGCGCTGGAAGATCGCCTCGGCGACCCGGGGCTCGGGGCCCGCGTAGTGGCCCACCGGCACGCCGTAGTGCTCCGCGACCTCCCGCCGGAACCGGGCGGCCGGGCCGCCCAGCACCCGCACGTCACCGACGTCGGTGTAGCCGAGTCCGCCGGAGGTCATCCCGCCGACGTGCCGGCCCGGTTCGAGGAGCAGGACGTCGGCGCCCGCGTCCGCGGCCGCGACGGCCGCGCACACGCCGGCCGAGGTGGCGGCGTACACGACCACCTCGGCCGGCGTGCTCATCCGACCTCCAGCGGTCGGCGCGCGGTCGTCGTCGGAGCGTCGCCGGCCGTCTCCCGCCCGGCCCGGTAGTCCCGCCAGGTGCGGGCCACCAGGGCGAGGTCGTCCCCGGTCAGCTCCTCGGCGGAGCGGTCGATGCGTTCGGCGTAGTAGAGCGCCGGCACGCCGAGTCGGCGCTGCGCCTCGACGTACGCGCGCCACTCCGCCCGGTCCGCGATCGGCCACTGGTCGGTGTCGACGGGGTGGTCGGGCATCGCCGCCGCGACCACGGCGTGCCGGAAGGCGAGCTGGTCGACGGCCGGGACGACCCCGCCGGCCGGGTCGCGTTCGAGGATGTCGTTGAGCCGGATCATGTCGCAGACGTCGCCGAAGCCGGGATGCGGCGTGTGGGTGACGACGAGAGCGTCCGGCTTGACCGCCTTCGCCGCCCGGTACAGCGTCTCCAGCATCCGGTGCAGCGCGGCGATCCCCCACGGGGCGTCGGCCGGGACGCCCGGTCGCCGCAGCCCCCGCCCGGTCGGCGCGCGCTGGGTGAAGTCGATCTTGAAGCCGTCCGCGTCCAGGCCGTCCGGGCCGAGCAGCCCGGTCACGATCCGGGCCAGCCGGTCGAGGTACGCGGGGCTGCCGGGGTCGACGGCGACCGGCCGCCCGCCCGGGTCGGTCACGCATTCCGCCGCCGGCAGGCCGGTCGGGTCCCACGCCTTCCACCAGAGCAGCACCCGCTGGCCGGCGGCGTGCCGCTGGTCGATCCAGGACCGCAGGTCGGGCCAGCGGGCCGGGTCCGGCTCGGCGGTGCCGTACGCCAGCTGCCAGCGGTCGTCGATCACCACCGTGCCCGGGACGACGTCGTGTTCCGCGAGCCGGCCGAGCCAGCCGTCGTAGCGGTCCTGGCGGGCCAGGTCGAAGGCGATCGGCAGGCCGTCGGGCACCAGCGCCGGCCCGAGCTCCGACAGGTGGTACGGGTACGACATCGGCTGGCCCGGGATGGGCGCGGCGGCGCACTGCGCGCCCCAGCCGCAGAAGATCGGCTCGGTCCACCAGCCGGCCCGGGGCATGGCCGCGGCGGCGGGCGCGAAGCCGCGCTCCACCAGGTCCGCCCGGTACGTCGCCAGGCCCTGCCACGGGTCGGCCGCCGGCCGGAGCACGACGGTGGGGCTCTCGAACGACCCGTCGACGCGCGTGTGCCCGTCGTAGTCGAGCTCCAGGAGGAAACCGCCGTCCAGCGGGACGTACCTCAACTCGGTGAAGCGCAGGTCGGCGACGTGGCCCAGCACTCCCGCGGTGAGCCAGCCACCGTCGGGGACGTCGGTGGCGTGCCGGGCGGGTTCCCGCCCGAACGCCAGCAGCAGCGGCGGTGGGGAGAAGACGGCGTGCAGTCGTCCGGCCGAGGCGTCGCCGACGATCCCGAGGGCGGCGCCGGCGGAGGCCGGCCGCACCACCTGGACCGGCTCGGTGGGGGTGGGGTTGAACACCGAGGCGAAGTCGGTCGAGGAACGGAAGGTGCCGCACGCCCCGCTGGGCAGGACCGCCCGGCCGCCCAGCAGCCGGACGTCGCCGAGCGTGCCGGAGCCGGTGACGCTGACCGACGTCTCGATCCGGTCGGCGAAGCAGCGCAGCCGGACCGACTTGGCCGTCCACGCGGTGCTCCGGCAGGCCAGTTCCACCTCGACGACGTCCTCGCCGTCGCACTGCCCGGCGGACACCACGGGCTCGTCGAAGTCGTACGACTCGTCCGCCAGGTCGACCCGGTCCACCGAGGCCAGCAGGCTCAGCCGGGACCAGATCCGGCCGTCCGCGTCGGCCAGGACGGCGAGCCGCTGCGGACCGCGTACCTGCAACACGTAGCCGGCAGCCGTGACGGTGTGGGTGCCGGGCCCAGAGGTGAGCTTGATGGGAGTTCTCCTTCGATGTCAGCCGAACGGCGGCACGGTGGGGCGGGTGTCGGGAAGCTGGCCGGTGGCGGCGATGCGGGCGTACACCCTGCCGGAGTCCTTCACGGTCAGCCGGCCGGAGGGATAGTCCACGTGCACCAGGCCGAAGCGGGGGCGGTAGCCGAGCGCCCACTCGAAGTTGTCCAGCAGCGACCAGTGCAGGTATCCCACCACCTCCGCGCCCGCGTCGATGGCCGCACGCACCGCCCGCAGGTGGCCGAGCAGGAAGTCGACGCGCCGCTGGTCGTGCACCAGCCCGTCGTGGGTGGGGGTGTCGCCGTACACCGCCCCGTTCTCCGTGATCATCAGAGGGACCCCGGGGTGCTCGCGGTGCAACCGGATCAGCAGGTCGCGCAGGCTGTCCGGGGCCACCTCCCAGCCCTCGTCGGTGCGGGTCACGTCACCGGAGGGGCCCACCACCCGCCACGGGAAGGGGCGCCCGGGGCCCGGCTGCGCCGCGGCCATGACCCGGCGGGTGTAGTAGTTGACGCCCAGGAAGTCACTGCGCCCGCCGATCAGCTCGGCGTCGCCGGGCCGGATGATGTCGTCGAGGCCGCCACCGAGGGCCCGTTCGTAGTGCGCCCACATGTCCGCCGGGTAGCCGTCGCCGAGCAGCGGGTCGAGGTACCACCGGTTCACGTAGCCGTCCGAGCCCCGGGCGGCGGCCAGGTCGGCCGGGTCGTCGCTGGCGGGGTCGCACGGGAACAGACTCAGCGCGCAGCCGACCCGTGCCTGCGGCGTGCGGGCGTGGATCACGTCGGCGCCCGCGCCGTGCCCGAGCAGGACGTGGTGACCGGCCGCGACCGACGCGCGCAGGTCCCGGACGCCGGGGGCGTGCAGGCCGAGCTGGTAGCCCAGCAGCGCGATGATCCACGGCTCGTTCTGGGTGATCCACCAGTGCACCCGGTCGCCGAGCCGGTCGGCCACGGCCGCCGCGAACTCGGCGAACGCGTCAACGCTGGACCGGCCCACCCAGCCGCCGTCGGCCATCAGCGCCTCCGGCATGTCCCAGTGGTTGAGCGTGAGGACCGGCGTCACGTCGCGGGCGAGCAGCGCGTCGACGAACCGCTCGTAGTGGTCCAGGCCGCGCGGCTCGACCCGGCCGCGACCCTGCGGCAGGATCCGGGACCAGGAGACCGAGAACCGGTACGCGCCCAGGCCGAGCCCGGCGACCAGCTCCACGTCGCGGTCCCACCGCCGGTACGAGTCGCAGGCCCGCGAGCCGTCGCCGCCGCCCTCGACGGTGCCCGGACGCGCGGCGAAGGTGTCCCACACCGAGGGCCCCCGCCCGTCGGCGTCGAGGCTGCCCTCGATCTGGTACGCGGAGGTCGCCGCGCCCCAGAGGAAGCCGGGCGGGAAGCGGTGTGTCGTCATCGGTCACTTCCTGGAAGGTGCTGCCGGATCAGTCCGGCCGGTCGGACAGGACACGCAACAGCGCGGCCACGCCGCCGTGCGGCGAGCTGAGAACCGGTACCGCGACGTCGGCCAGCGCCGCGGCGCGGGCCATGGAGGCCTGGGCCAGCACGACCACGTCCGCGCCGGCCGCGGCGTGGGCGACGGCCGCCGCGACGAGGCTGTCCACGCGTTCCCGGTCGCCGCGGTCCTGCGCCTCGGCGGCGTCCGCCACCAGTTCCGCGGTCACCTCCACGGGCCGGCCGGCGCTGCGGGCCGCCCGCTCGACGAGCCGTCCGGTCGGCCCGAGCGTGGACGGGAGGGTGGCGAGCACGCGGATGCGTCCCCGCGCCCCGGGGCCGGCGGCGACGGCGACCGCCTCGTCGGCCATCGCCGCGTCCACCCGTACGACCGGAACGCGCACCCGCCCGGCCGCCGCCTCCGCCGCCTCGCCGATGGAGGAACAGGTGACCAGGACGGCGTCGACCCCGACCGACTCCAGGTTGCGCAGGTGCGCGAGCACGGTGTCCCGGACGGCCGGCGTGACGCCCTCGCGGCGTGCGGTGTCCAGCAGCCAGGCGTCGGCGACGTGGATCCGGCGGGGCGTCGCGGTCGAGGCGCGCAGGAGGTCGTCGAACGTCGCGGCCAGCGCGGGAACGGTGTGCAGCAGGCCGACCGTGCCCGGGTCGGCGCTCACGCCTTCCGCCACGGCGTCGCCTCCCGGTCGACCACCTCGACGAGCCGTTCGAGGCGGGGCACGGAGATCTCGGCCAGTGCCCGGTCCACGTCGGGGCGGCCCACCACGTCGCTCCACAGCGCCCGGCCGGCGAGGAAGCCGCTGGCACCGCCCTGGCAGGCGGCCCGGACCGCGCCGAGGAAGTCGTCGCGGTGGACGCCCTGGGACAGCACCACCCAGGGGCCGGTGACGGCGGAGCCGAGGTCCTCGCACGCCCGCCGGAGTTCGTCGGTCGTGCCCCGGCCCTGCCGCGGCACCTGCGCCTTGTAAAGGCTGGGACGCAGCGGGGAGAGTTCCCGGGCCGCCTCGAGGATCGCCGCGTCCTGGTCCCACCGGCCGGCGGACAGTTCCTCGGGGGTGGCCCGGACCACCGGCTCCAGCACCGAGAGCACGTCGCGCTCCGCGGCCAGGCCGATGAACCGCCGGGCCAGTTCGACGCGTTGCTCGCGGTGCGCGTCGCGGCGCCAGAGCAGCAACAGCTTGATCGCCCGTACGCCGGTGAGGTCGAACTCCGGCGCGGCGACCACCTCGTCGAGCCGGGTGTCCTCGACCGGTTGGCCGGGCTCCTGGTCGAGGGCGTCGGCGGCGAGGATCAGCCCGCACCCGGCGGGCAGCAGCCCGTCGCGGCGGACCTGATCGAGGCCGGTCGTCCGGTCGATGAGGAACCCGGAGGCCAGCGGGCCGAGCGCGCGGGCCACCGCGGTCTTGAAGGCGACCATCCCGTCGTGGTCCGGCCGGCCGGCGCCCGCCTCGGCGAACATCGTGCGCAGGCTCTCCCGCTGGTCCATCGCCACCATCGCGAACCCGCCCGCCGGCCGCGCGATGGCGTCCAGGGTGGGCGCCGCTCTTCCCGATCCCGTCATCTGACCTCTTCTCCTCGCGAATCGTCGTCGGCCGCCTCGGCACCGGTCGCGGCCGTCACGAACCTGGCGAACGGCTCGTCGTAGTCCCGGCCGGCGTCCGCGACCGCCGGTCCTGGCCGCCAGGCCAGTGCGGGGGCCGCCGGCCCGGCCCGGTGCGCCCGGACGGCGGCGACGATCGCCGCGCCCGCGGCCACCGGCTGCGCCGCCGGCACCACCCGCAGCTCGGCGGGGAGGACGTGGGCCCTGACCCGGAGCCAGGCGGGGTTGGCCGCGCCGGCCCCACCCAACAGGGTCACCGCCGCATCGGCGGGCCCGCCGGCGAGCCGGGCCTGCTCGTGCAGCATCCACCGGGTCTGCAGGCACAGCCCTTCGAACATCGCGCGGGCCAGCTCGGCGGGTGTGTGCGTGGGGCGCCGCCCGAGGACCCGCAGCCGGGCCCGCGGGTCGGGCGCCGGGGCCTGCCGCCCGGACAGGTACGGCAGGACGATCACGTCGGTGGGCCGGTCACCGCGGCCGAGCACCTGGGCGGACAACTCGGCAGCCGGGACGCCGCCCGACTCGTGGGCCAGCCACCAGGCGACGGTGGCTCCGGCGCTCGACGAGCCGGCGAGGATCGCCCGGTGCCGGCCGGCCACCGGGACGACCGTGCTCATGCCGGCCCGGGCCACCGCCACCGGGTCGGGGCAGCCGGCGACGACGGAGAGCACCGCCTCGGCCGTACCGAGCGAGTTCGCGACGTCGCCCGGCTCCCGCACCCCACAGGCGTACGCGCCGACGGCGTGGTCGTGGCCCGCCACCACCACCGGTGTCCCGGACCGCAGCCCGGCGTCCATGAAGGCCGGGTCCCGGACGGTGGCGGCGAACGTGTCCGGCGGCACGACGGTCGGCAGCTGCTCCGGCCGCAGGCCCACCTCGGCCAGCAGGTCGGTGTCGAAGGCCTCCGGCACCGGCTGACCGGGCCGGGGCAGCCGGTACGCCATGGTGCGCCCGGCCAGCGTGTGGTCGGTCGTCAGGTGGCCGGTGAGCAGCAGGCAGACGAGGTCCGCCGCGCCCGCCCAGGACGCCATGGCCCGCCACTCGTCCGGCCGGTTGGCCCGCAGCCACGCCCAGGTGGCCAGCGGGACCTTGGCGCTGGGTCGTACCCCCGTCGCCGCGACGAGGTGCGCCCAGCCGAGCCGGCGGGACAGCTCGTCGGCCTCGGTCCCGGCCCGGTGGCCGTCCCAGCGCAGCCAGGCACCGAGTGGCGTTCCGGTCGCGTCGAGCGGCACGCCGGTCTCGGCCATCGAGGCGACGCCCACGGCGTCCGGCGCCGGCGACCCGTCCAGCACCTGGCGGAGCAGGCCGACCAGCACGCGCCGCACGGAATCGGGCGGGGGAGTGGGGGCGGTGGCGACGGCGCGTACCCGGGCGGCGGAGCCGTCGATCGCCACGAGGGCCACCTTGGTGTTGGTGGTCCCCACGTCGATGCCCACGCTCAGGCAGGCCCCGCCCGAGGGGCCGCCACGCGGAGTCTCCGGCGGGTCGGCCTCGGCCGCGTCGGCGGGACGCGTGGCGCCATTCACGGGGCCATTCTGTTCGGTTTCGAACGAACGGGTCAAGGTCGATGTTCGGCGATTGACAAAGTGGGTGGGGTCGCACTTGGATGGACCGGTGCGCTACACGCAGGCCCCCGAGCGGCGTCGCGAACTCCTGCGCCGGGCGGCCGAGGCCGGCTACGTCTCCTCGACCGACGCCGCGGCCGAGCTGGGCGTGTCGGAGATGACCATCCGCCGTGACCTGCGGCAGTTGGCCGCCCAGGGACTGGTGAACCGGGTCGCCGGTGGCGCGAGCGCCCCCGTGCCCGCGTACGGCGTCCCGTTCGAGCAGCGCAGGGATGCCGCGACGGCGGAGAAGGAAGCGGTCGGCCGGGCCGCCGTGCCGCTCGTACCGGCGGGCGCCGTGGTGGCCCTCGACGCCGGCACCACGGTCGCGGCCCTCGCGGCCCGGCTGCCCGGTGGCCTCACCGTCGTCACCCACTCGGTACCGGTGATCCTGGCGTGCACCGGACGGGAGGACCTCGAACTGATCTCCCTCGGCGGCGCCTACCACCGCGCGACCCGCTCCTTCACCGGGCCGATCACCCGTGGCAGCCTGGAGGACCTGGCGGTGGACGTGGCCGTGCTTTCCGCGACGGCGGCCGGGCCGACGGGGGTCTACTCCGCCAACGCCGCGGACGCCGAGATCAAGCGGGCGATGGCCCGCATCGCCCGCCGGGTGGTCCTGCTGCTCGACCACGGCAAGCTGGCGGCGCACGCTCCGATGCGGTTCCTGGACCTGGCGGCGGTCGACACGGTCGTCGTCGACGCGGGAACGGACACCGACCAGCTCGCGCTGCTGCGGGCGACCTGCCGGGAGGTGGTGGTCGCGCCGCTGGACGCCGGGACGGCCGTCCCGGCGTCCAGGCCGGCGGCGCCCGCGACCCGGGAGGTCGGGACGTGACCGGGCCCTGGCTCGGTGCCGTGGCCGACGACCTCACGGGGGCCTGCGACCTCGCGGACGCGGTGAGCGAGGCGGGTGGGTCGGCGGTCGTGGCGGTGGGCCGCCCCACGGCGCCGCCGCCCGCCAGCCACTGCGTGGTCGTGGCGCTGAAGTCCCGGACCGCACCGCGCGACCAGGCCGTCGCGGAGTCACTCGCCGCGGCGCGGTGGCTGCTCGACGCCGGCTGCACCACCCTCTACCAGAAGTACTGCTCGACGTTCGACTCCACCGACGCGGGCAACATCGGCCCGGTGGCGGACGCCCTGGTCGACCTCATCGGGGACGCCGTCGCCGTGGGCACGCCGGCCACGCCACGGGTCGGCCGCACGGTCTACCAGGGACACCTCTTCGTCGGCCGGCAACTGCTCTCCGAGTCGCCGCTGCGGGACCACCCGCTCACCCCGATGCGCGACCCCGACCTCGTGCGGGTGCTCTCCCGCCAGGCCGAGGGTGGGGTCACGCTCGTCGACCTGGCCACGGTCACCGCCGGCCCCGCCGCCGTCGCCGCCGCGATCGGGGCCGCCCGCCGGGACGGCGCCCGGCACGTGATCGTCGACGCCCTCGCCGACGGCGACCTGGACACGCTGGCCACGGCGCTGCTGGCGACGCCGGACGGGCTGCTGGTGGGCGGTGCCGCCGGGCTGGCCGCCGCGCTGGCGCGGGTCTCCGGCGCGGGGGCGCGGTCCTCGACGGCCGGCGCCGGCCCGGGTGGCGCGGTCACCGCGCGGGCCGTACCGACGGTGCCGGAGGGCCGGCGGTTGATCCTCTCCGGCAGCTGCTCCGCACGCACCCGCGAACAGGTCGACGCGTTCCCCGGGCCCCGGGTCACCCTGTCCCCGGTCGACCTCGACACCGGTCTTCCGGAGACGGTCGACGCCGTCGCCGACGCCGTGGCCCGGGCGTACCGGGACACGACCGGACCCGTCCTGGTCACCTCCTCGGCCGACCCGGAACAGGTCGCGCGGTACGAGTCCCGGCTCGGCCCCGGGCGAGCCGCCGCGCTGCTGGAGGCGGCGACCGCGGAGATCGCCCGCCGCGCGGTGGACACCCTCGGGGTCCGCCGCCTGCTGGTGGCCGGCGGTGAGACGTCGGGGGCGGTGGTCCGGGCACTAGATGTCGGCACGCTGCGGGTCGGACCGGCGGCCGGCCCCGGCCTGCCGTGGATGGTTCCCGAGGGCGGCCCCGCGCTGGCCCTGTTGCTCAAGTCGGGGAACTTCGGCGACCCGGACCTGTTCACCACCGCCTGGCGGCACTGCCCCTGAGGGCCGCCGTGGTCGCCGTGCGAGTCGAGCCCGAGCGGATCCGGGTCCTTCAGTGCGCCGGGGAGGGCTGCTCGGGTGGGCGGCGGGCGGCGTGGCCGGCGTCGGCCAGGGCGACACCGAGCAGCACGAGCGCGGCCACGACGGCGGCGACCAGCGGCGGGGCGAGATACAGCGGTACGGCAGCCGCCGCGAGGGTGGCGATGGCGACGACCCGGCGGATCGACAGCCGGTCGAACACGACCCGTTCCAGGCGGATGCGGCCGTAGAGGAACAGCGCCGGCCCGCCGAGAATCACCGCGAGCCACACCGGCTCCGGCCGGCCGCCGGGGTGTTCGAGCACGATCTCGTAGCCGACGGCGGTGGTGACGATCCCGACCACCATGACGATGTGGGCGATACCGGTGGCGCGGCCGGCGGCCAGCCGGTCCCTGGCAGCGACGACCGCGTCGGTGAGGACCTGCCCGGAGCGGTAGAAGTAGATCCGCCAGAGCAGCACCGTCGACAGGTACGCCACCACCAGCGCCGCCGACGTGGCCGCGGTGGCCGGCTGGTCGGTGAAGGTGATGCCCGCGGCCAGGACGGTCTCCCCGAGGGCGATCATCAGCAACTGCTGGTAGCGCTCGGGCAGGTGGCGGCCGCTGTCCATCGCCCACGCGCTGATCGGTGGCCGGGCCCGGCCGGGTATTGGCCAGCGCAGTTGAGCGGCGACGATGTCCACCGTCACCGCGACTCCCCAGAGGGCGGCCCGGGCGACGCCGCTGACCAGCCCGCCGGCGATCCAGATCGCCGCCGCGGCCGTGCACCACAACACCGATCGGACGTAGAGGTCGCGCAGGGCGTGGCCGTGCAGGCTGGGCAGGAGGATCAGTGGGCGGGCGCAGTGCAGCACCAGGTACGGCAGCACGAACGCCCAGCCCCGGGTGTCGAACGCGTACGGCAGGGACGAGGCCATGACCAGCAGGCCGAACGCGCTGGCCAGCACGATCAACTGGATCTTGCGGCGGCGGGGGTCGAACCAGCTGGTGATGTGCGCGGTGGTGATCCACAACCAGATCAGCGGCATGGCCAGGACCAGCAGGTACGCCAGCGACCGCCACCGCACCAGCGGATCGCCCGCGGTGACGTCCTGCATCACCCGTTCGACCACCCCCGCGAGGGCGAACACCAGCACCAGGTCGACGAAGAGTTCCAGGAAGTTCGCCTGCCGCACGTCCTCGCGGCGTTCCAACAGGTCCCGTCCGTCACCTCCCCGCAGCCCCATGCCGCCCATGCTCGCCCCCGCGAGATCGGCCAGGAGGCCGGTTCGATGCGGTCCACCCGCAGGAAGTCGGTCCCGGCAGTTGGAGTGCAGCACCGAAGCCGGCTGTACCCACCGGTCCACGTCCGCCTCGGTCAGGTCACCGTCGAGGAACCGGTCACCCGCACCGGCCACTCCTGCCCCGGCCCGTACGGGGTCCGCTCACCCCACGGGTCGGCGATCCGGTCCACCACGACGCACTCCCTCCGATTCCCGGTCGGCACACCTGTCCCGTCGTCACCGCGGGTCGTCGAAGCCCTCGGTGGCCCGTTCGCGGCGCAGGTGCGCCAGCGCCCGCCGGCCCAGGTCGGTGTCCTCCCGGCCGAGCGCCTCGTACATGGTCGCGACCTTCTCGTACGGCTGGGCGGGCGGCAGCAGCGGGATCGCCGGATCCACCATCGCCTCGATGAGCGTCGGCCGGTCCGCCGACAGGGCCCGGTCCCAGGCGGCGTCGACCTCGGCCGGCGTGCTGACCCGGACGCCGTGCAGGCCCAGCAGCTCGGCCCAGCGGGCGTACGGGGCGTCCGGCAGGCGCTGGGAGTCGACGAAGCGGGGATCGCCCTCCATCTCCCGCTGCTCCCAGCTCACCTCGGCGAGATCGCGGTTGTGCAGCACCAGCACCACGAACCGGGGGTCCGCCCAGTCCCGCCACCGGTGGGCGACGGTGAGCAGCTCGGCGAGCCCGTTCATCTGCATGGCCCCGTCCCCGGCGAGGGCCACCACCGGCCGGTGCGGCTCGGCGAGCTTCGCGGCCAGCCCGTACGGCAGCGCCGAACCCATCGAGGCCAGCGTGCTCGACAGGTGCGCGTCGACACCGACGGGCAGCCGCAGGTGCCGCGCGTACCAGTAGGTCACGGAGCCGACGTCCACCGACACCTGCGCGTCCCCGGGCAGCCGGTCGGTGAGGGCGTGCACGACGTACTGCGGATTGAGCGGCTCGGCCTCGGCGGTGGCCCGCCGGCGGGCGATGTCGCGCCACCGGGCCACCTCGCCCTCGACGCGCTGCCGCCAGCTCCGGTCGGACCGGGGCGTGAGCAGTGGCAGCAGGGCCCGGATGGTCTCGGCGGCGTCGCCGAGCAGCGGCACCTCCACCGGGTAGCGCATGCCGAGGCGCCGGCCGTCGATGTCGATCTGCACCGCCCGGGCCTGCCCGGGCGCCGGGTAGAACTCCGACCAGGGATCGTTGCTGCCGACGATGAGCAGCGTGTCGCACTCGCTCATCAGGGCGCTGCTGGCGGTGCTGCCGAGGTGTCCCATCACGCCGGTGTGGAACGGCAGCGACTCGTCCAGCACCGGCTTGCCCAGCAGCGACGCCGTCACTCCCGCGCCGAGCGCCTCGGCCAGCTCGACCACCTCGCCGGCGGCGGCGCGGGCGCCCTGCCCCACCAGGATCGCCACCCGCTCGCCGGCGTCGAGCAGGTCGGCGGCGGCCCGCAGGTCCTCCGCGCGGGGGCGCAGCTCGGGCACCGGCAGACCGGGGTTGG
The nucleotide sequence above comes from Micromonospora sp. M71_S20. Encoded proteins:
- a CDS encoding low temperature requirement protein A — its product is MGLRGGDGRDLLERREDVRQANFLELFVDLVLVFALAGVVERVMQDVTAGDPLVRWRSLAYLLVLAMPLIWLWITTAHITSWFDPRRRKIQLIVLASAFGLLVMASSLPYAFDTRGWAFVLPYLVLHCARPLILLPSLHGHALRDLYVRSVLWCTAAAAIWIAGGLVSGVARAALWGVAVTVDIVAAQLRWPIPGRARPPISAWAMDSGRHLPERYQQLLMIALGETVLAAGITFTDQPATAATSAALVVAYLSTVLLWRIYFYRSGQVLTDAVVAARDRLAAGRATGIAHIVMVVGIVTTAVGYEIVLEHPGGRPEPVWLAVILGGPALFLYGRIRLERVVFDRLSIRRVVAIATLAAAAVPLYLAPPLVAAVVAALVLLGVALADAGHAARRPPEQPSPAH
- a CDS encoding thiamine pyrophosphate-requiring protein, yielding MTDATVSDLVVARLADWGVGRVFGYSGDGIDGLMGALRRAGRPEFVQARHEETAALMACGHAKYTGGLGVCLSTQGPGAVHLLNGLYDARLDSQPVLAIVGQQVTSVLGSGYQQEIDLVRLYGDVCAQFVQTAYTPEQLPMLLDRAIRTALATRSPTCVILPHDVQTAPAPDLRAHEHGIMVTNPGLPVPELRPRAEDLRAAADLLDAGERVAILVGQGARAAAGEVVELAEALGAGVTASLLGKPVLDESLPFHTGVMGHLGSTASSALMSECDTLLIVGSNDPWSEFYPAPGQARAVQIDIDGRRLGMRYPVEVPLLGDAAETIRALLPLLTPRSDRSWRQRVEGEVARWRDIARRRATAEAEPLNPQYVVHALTDRLPGDAQVSVDVGSVTYWYARHLRLPVGVDAHLSSTLASMGSALPYGLAAKLAEPHRPVVALAGDGAMQMNGLAELLTVAHRWRDWADPRFVVLVLHNRDLAEVSWEQREMEGDPRFVDSQRLPDAPYARWAELLGLHGVRVSTPAEVDAAWDRALSADRPTLIEAMVDPAIPLLPPAQPYEKVATMYEALGREDTDLGRRALAHLRRERATEGFDDPR